A DNA window from Zingiber officinale cultivar Zhangliang chromosome 3A, Zo_v1.1, whole genome shotgun sequence contains the following coding sequences:
- the LOC122054161 gene encoding glycine-rich cell wall structural protein 2-like → MANRARVKLWAVAFIALVSFQLAFAARSLTGAAAGGGGGGGGGGGGGGGGGGSGSGSGYGSGSGFGYGEGAGGGSAGGYGRGGGGGGGGGEGGGGGSGSGSGSGYGSGYGEGAGGGSAGGYGKGGGGGGGSGGGGGGGEGGGVGSGSGYGQGSGSGYGAGGGAGNAGGYGKGGGGGEGGGVGSGSGSGQGYGSGSGSGSGAGGAHGGGYGRGGGGGGGGGEGSGGGTGSGSGSGYGSGSGYGSGGGNGHN, encoded by the coding sequence ATGGCTAATAGAGCTCGCGTTAAGCTTTGGGCTGTTGCCTTCATCGCCCTTGTGAGCTTCCAGCTTGCGTTCGCAGCTAGATCGCTCACCGGGGCTGCCGCAGGAGGCGGTGGCGGAGGTGGAGgaggaggcggaggcggaggcggaggtgGAGGCTCTGGCAGTGGTTCTGGATATGGCTCCGGTTCTGGCTTTGGATATGGTGAGGGTGCTGGTGGAGGGAGTGCCGGAGGGTACggtagaggaggaggaggaggcggtggCGGAGGAGAAGGAGGCGGAGGCGGTTCTGGCTCTGGGTCCGGCAGCGGTTATGGTTCAGGATATGGTGAGGGCGCTGGAGGAGGAAGCGCCGGAGGGTATGGGAAAGGaggcggtggcggcggcggcagcGGAGGCGGTGGCGGTGGGGGAGAAGGGGGAGGTGTAGGCTCTGGGTCTGGTTACGGGCAAGGGTCTGGATCGGGTTACGGTGCGGGTGGTGGAGCTGGTAATGCTGGAGGATACGGAAAGGGCGGAGGCGGAGGAGAGGGCGGTGGTGTTGGGTCGGGATCCGGGTCCGGTCAGGGGTATGGATCTGGATCTGGATCTGGCTCCGGCGCGGGTGGTGCACATGGTGGTGGCTACGGTCGTGGCGGCGGCGGTGGAGGCGGCGGTGGTGAGGGATCAGGTGGGGGCACTGGCTCCGGCTCCGGCTCCGGCTACGGGTCTGGGTCTGGTTACGGCAGTGGTGGTGGAAATGGCCATAATTAG